Proteins encoded in a region of the Pseudomonas shahriarae genome:
- a CDS encoding alginate O-acetyltransferase: protein MHPHMIKLLSLSGLTLGILAASSGVRADEAQAPSFTAEPCCNLCPEAHDAKNYTTRYQQNFTTLVQAQGDWLFRTQEDLRTEFDTTPAGYKRMQQLRDAFKSKGVELVVVYQPTRGLVNRNKLNPAEKASFDFDKALGNYKSMLGRFAKMGYVVPDLSPLTNEQLPDEQPAHDFYFRGDQHWTPYGAQRTAKIVGAKVRAMPEFAGIPQREFETNKSGRMGKTGTLHNMAGQLCGTSYAIQYMDQFSTEPKGEAADGDLFGDSGNPQITLVGTSHSGKNYNFAGFLQQEIGADILNVAFPGGGLEGSMIQYLGSEEFQKSPPKILIWEFSPLYRLDQETTYRQMMALLDNGCEGKPAQMSASTTLKPGKNELMVNSKNMDLRNSRHQVDIRFADPSVKTLQATLWYMNGRHEDIKIDKPETSETDGRFAFELRTDEDWASQNLLAVEVQGPEAGAAAQKVEAKICTRNVFPAGGQQTASAGQ from the coding sequence ATGCACCCACACATGATCAAGCTACTCAGCCTCTCGGGTTTGACCCTCGGCATCCTGGCCGCCAGCAGCGGCGTGCGCGCCGATGAAGCCCAGGCGCCGAGCTTTACCGCCGAGCCGTGCTGCAACCTGTGCCCCGAGGCCCACGACGCAAAGAACTACACCACCCGCTACCAGCAGAACTTCACCACCCTGGTACAGGCCCAGGGCGACTGGCTGTTCCGTACCCAGGAAGACCTGCGCACCGAATTCGACACCACCCCGGCCGGCTACAAGCGCATGCAGCAACTGCGCGATGCGTTCAAGAGCAAGGGCGTGGAACTGGTGGTGGTCTACCAGCCGACCCGTGGCCTGGTAAACCGCAACAAACTCAACCCGGCAGAGAAAGCCAGCTTCGATTTCGACAAGGCCCTGGGCAACTACAAGAGCATGCTCGGGCGTTTTGCCAAGATGGGCTATGTGGTGCCGGACCTGTCGCCGCTGACCAACGAGCAATTGCCGGACGAACAGCCGGCCCACGACTTCTACTTCCGTGGCGACCAGCACTGGACCCCGTATGGCGCCCAGCGCACCGCCAAAATCGTCGGGGCCAAGGTGCGCGCCATGCCCGAGTTCGCCGGGATCCCCCAGCGTGAATTCGAGACCAACAAGTCCGGGCGCATGGGCAAGACCGGCACCCTGCACAACATGGCCGGGCAGCTGTGCGGCACCAGCTACGCGATCCAGTACATGGACCAGTTCAGCACCGAGCCCAAGGGCGAAGCGGCGGACGGCGACCTGTTCGGCGACTCCGGCAACCCGCAGATCACCCTGGTGGGCACCAGCCACAGTGGCAAGAACTACAACTTCGCCGGCTTCCTGCAACAGGAAATCGGCGCCGACATCCTTAACGTCGCCTTCCCCGGCGGTGGCCTGGAAGGCTCGATGATCCAGTACCTGGGCAGCGAAGAATTCCAGAAGAGCCCACCGAAGATTCTGATCTGGGAATTCTCACCGCTGTATCGCCTCGACCAGGAAACCACCTATCGCCAGATGATGGCCCTGCTCGACAACGGCTGTGAGGGCAAGCCGGCGCAGATGAGCGCCAGCACCACCCTCAAGCCGGGCAAGAACGAGTTGATGGTTAACAGCAAGAACATGGACCTGCGCAACAGCCGTCATCAGGTCGACATTCGCTTCGCCGATCCCTCGGTGAAAACCCTGCAAGCCACCCTCTGGTACATGAACGGGCGCCACGAGGACATCAAGATCGACAAACCCGAAACATCCGAGACAGACGGGCGTTTCGCCTTTGAACTGCGCACCGATGAAGACTGGGCCTCGCAGAACCTGCTGGCCGTGGAAGTGCAGGGCCCCGAAGCGGGCGCTGCGGCGCAGAAAGTCGAAGCGAAAATTTGCACACGCAACGTATTCCCCGCGGGTGGTCAGCAGACTGCTTCCGCCGGGCAATGA
- a CDS encoding mannuronate-specific alginate lyase: protein MQKLLIPTLLGLAIFAGHANAAAPLRPPQGYFAPIEAFKTGDFKNDCDAMPTPYTGSLQFRSKYEGSDKARSTLNVQSEKAFRDSTADITKLEKDTSKRVMQFMRDGRPEQLQCTLNWLVSWAKADALMSKDFNHTGKSMRKWALGSMASAYVRLKFSESQPLARHPQESQLIEAWFNKLAEQVVSDWDNLPLEKTNNHSYWAAWSVMATSVATNRRDLFDWAVKEYKVGANQVDAQGYLPNELKRQQRALAYHNYALPPLAMIASFALVNGVDVRPENNGALKRLGDKVLAGVKDPELFEQKNGKEQDMQDLEQDSKFAWLEPFCTLYTCAPEVLERKHEMQPFKTFRLGGDLTKVYDPAHEKGS, encoded by the coding sequence ATGCAGAAGTTATTGATTCCAACGTTGCTCGGCCTGGCGATATTTGCCGGCCACGCCAACGCCGCCGCGCCGCTGCGTCCGCCCCAGGGCTACTTCGCGCCGATTGAAGCGTTCAAGACCGGCGACTTCAAGAATGACTGCGACGCCATGCCGACGCCCTACACCGGCTCGCTGCAGTTTCGCAGCAAATACGAAGGCTCCGACAAAGCCCGTTCGACCCTGAATGTGCAGTCGGAAAAAGCCTTTCGCGACAGCACCGCCGACATCACCAAACTGGAAAAAGACACCAGCAAGCGGGTGATGCAGTTCATGCGCGACGGTCGCCCGGAGCAATTGCAGTGCACGCTGAACTGGCTGGTGAGCTGGGCCAAGGCCGATGCGTTGATGTCCAAGGACTTCAACCACACCGGCAAGTCGATGCGCAAATGGGCGTTGGGCAGCATGGCGTCGGCCTATGTGCGCCTGAAGTTCTCCGAGTCGCAACCGCTGGCCAGGCACCCACAGGAATCGCAGTTGATCGAAGCCTGGTTCAACAAACTGGCCGAGCAAGTGGTCAGCGACTGGGACAACCTGCCCCTGGAAAAAACCAACAACCATTCGTACTGGGCCGCCTGGTCGGTGATGGCCACATCCGTCGCCACCAACCGTCGCGACCTGTTCGATTGGGCGGTGAAGGAATACAAGGTCGGTGCCAATCAGGTCGACGCCCAGGGCTACCTGCCCAACGAACTCAAGCGCCAGCAACGGGCCTTGGCCTACCACAACTATGCGCTGCCACCGCTGGCGATGATCGCCAGTTTCGCCCTGGTCAATGGCGTGGATGTACGCCCGGAAAACAACGGCGCACTCAAGCGCCTGGGCGACAAGGTGCTGGCCGGGGTCAAGGATCCGGAACTCTTCGAGCAGAAGAACGGCAAAGAGCAGGACATGCAGGATCTGGAGCAGGACTCGAAATTCGCCTGGCTGGAGCCCTTCTGCACCCTCTACACCTGCGCCCCGGAGGTACTGGAGCGCAAGCACGAGATGCAGCCGTTCAAGACCTTCCGCCTGGGTGGCGACCTGACCAAGGTCTACGACCCGGCGCATGAAAAAGGCAGTTAG
- a CDS encoding MBOAT family O-acyltransferase, with translation MVFSSNVFLFLFLPIFLGLYYLSGQRYRNLLLLIASYVFYAWWRVDFLALFAAVTLWNYWIGLKVGAAGVRTKPAQRWLLLGVAVDLCILGYFKYANFGVDSINLMMKSAGLEPFILTHVLLPIGISFYIFESISYIIDVYRGDTPATRNLIDFAAFVAIFPHLIAGPVLRFRDLADQFNNRTHTLDKFSEGCTRFMQGFIKKVFIADTLAVVADHCFALQNPTTGDAWLGALAYTAQLYFDFSGYSDMAIGLGLMMGFRFMENFKQPYISQSITEFWRRWHISLSTWLRDYLYITLGGNRKGTLTTYRNLFLTMLLGGLWHGANITYIVWGAWHGMWLAIEKAIGLNTSPRSFNPVRWAFTFLLVVMGWVIFRAENLHVAGRMYGAMFSFGEWSLSELNRANLTGLQVATMVVAYATLAFFGLRDFYNNRPADKAKPADPSLIKAVPGDTPGSIQEPGFSVGSNAAVQPAYWTADWPRYAMRAVILLLFVASILKLSAQSFSPFLYFQF, from the coding sequence ATGGTTTTCTCGTCCAATGTGTTCCTGTTTCTGTTCTTGCCGATCTTTCTCGGCTTGTACTATTTGAGCGGGCAACGCTATCGCAATCTGCTGCTGCTGATTGCCAGTTATGTGTTCTACGCCTGGTGGCGAGTGGACTTCCTGGCGCTGTTCGCCGCCGTGACCCTGTGGAACTACTGGATCGGCCTCAAGGTCGGTGCCGCAGGCGTGCGCACCAAGCCGGCCCAGCGCTGGCTGCTGCTCGGCGTGGCGGTCGACCTGTGCATCCTCGGCTACTTCAAGTACGCCAACTTCGGCGTCGACAGCATCAATCTGATGATGAAATCGGCGGGCCTGGAGCCGTTTATCCTGACCCACGTGCTGCTGCCGATCGGGATCTCGTTCTACATCTTCGAGTCCATCAGCTACATCATCGACGTGTACCGCGGCGACACCCCGGCCACCCGCAACCTCATCGACTTTGCGGCGTTCGTGGCGATCTTCCCGCACTTGATTGCCGGCCCGGTGCTGCGTTTTCGTGACCTGGCCGACCAGTTCAACAACCGCACCCACACCCTGGATAAATTCTCCGAGGGCTGCACGCGGTTCATGCAGGGTTTTATCAAGAAGGTGTTTATCGCCGACACCCTGGCGGTGGTGGCCGACCATTGCTTTGCCCTGCAAAACCCCACCACCGGCGACGCCTGGCTCGGCGCGCTGGCGTATACCGCGCAGCTGTATTTCGACTTCTCCGGCTACAGCGACATGGCGATCGGTCTGGGCTTGATGATGGGCTTCCGCTTTATGGAAAACTTCAAGCAGCCGTATATCAGCCAGTCGATCACCGAGTTCTGGCGGCGCTGGCATATCAGCCTGTCCACCTGGCTGCGTGACTACCTGTACATCACCCTGGGCGGCAACCGCAAAGGCACGCTGACCACTTATCGCAACCTGTTCCTGACCATGCTGCTCGGTGGCCTGTGGCACGGCGCGAACATCACCTACATCGTCTGGGGCGCCTGGCACGGCATGTGGCTGGCGATTGAAAAAGCCATCGGCCTCAACACCTCGCCACGTAGCTTCAACCCGGTGCGCTGGGCCTTCACCTTCCTGCTGGTGGTGATGGGCTGGGTGATCTTCCGTGCCGAAAACCTGCACGTCGCCGGGCGCATGTACGGCGCGATGTTCAGCTTTGGCGAGTGGTCGCTGTCGGAACTCAACCGCGCCAACCTGACGGGCCTGCAAGTGGCAACCATGGTGGTGGCCTACGCCACGCTGGCGTTCTTCGGCCTGCGCGACTTCTACAACAATCGCCCGGCCGACAAGGCCAAGCCGGCTGATCCGAGCCTGATCAAGGCAGTGCCTGGCGACACCCCCGGCAGCATCCAGGAGCCCGGTTTCAGCGTCGGCAGCAACGCCGCCGTGCAACCGGCCTACTGGACCGCCGACTGGCCCCGCTATGCCATGCGCGCGGTGATCCTGCTGCTGTTTGTGGCTTCGATTCTGAAACTCTCGGCGCAAAGCTTCTCGCCGTTCCTTTACTTCCAGTTCTGA
- a CDS encoding alginate O-acetyltransferase: MTRSFRILYAALFMALLMALGAWSVRSFFGFNTNAEATVLNGRWAKAVETHYDDEFPIKRLGTNLWAALDYKLFNEGRPGVVLGRDHWLYSDEEFNPAVNEEQNLQDNYALVEGVRQTLKAKGVQLVMAIVPAKVRLYPEHLGEVQPASIHAGLYQDFHARVAADKILAPDLLGPLQQAKLHGQQVFLRTDTHWTPDGAEVAAKQLARTINAKTLLSGEPQRFVTDAEGIAPHSGDLRLFLPLDPLFENLMPPKEPLQKRVTHAVQAQAAGDDALFADSEMPVALVGTSYSANPNWNFVGALKQALGSEVVNYSEDGHGPILPMLSYLKSDDFKNSPPQVLIWEFPERYLPVNNEIGEADPEWVAQLKQAGTRQQNMASNTPVKTEKSETPDRAQN; the protein is encoded by the coding sequence ATGACCCGTTCATTCCGCATCCTCTACGCCGCGCTGTTCATGGCCCTGCTTATGGCCCTGGGCGCGTGGTCGGTGCGCAGTTTCTTCGGTTTCAATACCAACGCCGAAGCCACCGTGCTCAACGGGCGCTGGGCCAAGGCCGTCGAGACCCATTACGACGACGAGTTCCCGATCAAGCGCCTGGGCACCAACCTCTGGGCCGCCCTGGACTACAAGCTGTTCAACGAAGGTCGTCCCGGCGTGGTGCTGGGTCGCGATCACTGGTTGTACAGCGACGAGGAGTTCAACCCCGCCGTCAACGAAGAGCAGAACCTGCAAGACAACTACGCCCTGGTCGAAGGCGTGCGCCAGACCCTCAAGGCCAAGGGCGTGCAGTTGGTGATGGCGATTGTCCCGGCCAAGGTGCGCCTGTACCCGGAGCATCTGGGTGAAGTGCAACCGGCGAGCATTCATGCCGGGCTTTATCAGGACTTCCATGCGCGGGTTGCCGCCGACAAGATCCTCGCCCCCGACCTGCTGGGCCCGCTGCAACAGGCCAAGCTCCACGGCCAGCAGGTGTTCCTGCGCACCGACACCCACTGGACCCCGGATGGCGCCGAAGTCGCCGCCAAGCAGCTGGCCAGGACCATCAACGCCAAGACCCTGCTCAGCGGCGAGCCCCAGCGCTTTGTCACCGACGCCGAGGGCATCGCCCCCCACAGCGGTGACTTGCGCCTGTTCCTGCCCCTGGACCCATTGTTCGAAAACCTGATGCCGCCCAAGGAGCCCCTGCAAAAACGCGTGACCCACGCGGTGCAGGCCCAGGCCGCAGGCGACGACGCGCTGTTTGCCGACAGCGAGATGCCGGTGGCCCTGGTGGGCACCAGCTACAGCGCCAACCCCAACTGGAACTTCGTCGGCGCCCTGAAGCAAGCCCTGGGCAGCGAAGTGGTGAACTACTCCGAAGACGGCCACGGCCCGATCCTGCCGATGCTCAGCTACCTGAAAAGCGATGACTTCAAGAACAGCCCGCCGCAAGTGCTGATCTGGGAGTTTCCGGAACGCTATCTGCCGGTGAACAACGAAATCGGCGAAGCCGACCCCGAGTGGGTCGCGCAGCTCAAACAAGCCGGTACGCGCCAACAGAACATGGCAAGCAACACCCCAGTTAAAACCGAAAAATCCGAGACGCCCGACCGGGCGCAAAACTGA
- a CDS encoding alginate O-acetyltransferase AlgF, whose product MTFTTTPRRLAKTLALAAGMSFVSMSAFAGDAALYGPVAPKGSSFVRLFNASNQEVSASVGNTALSDVAPLASSDFSFLPGGDYSAKVGSQNVTVKLAADHYYTLVNSASGQPQLIEEPPFKNKQKSLVRVQNLSDKALTLKTADGKTDVVKAVAAKGRGEREINPVKVSLALYDGDKKVGDVKPVALERGEAAVLYVTGSGSNLSPVWVKRPVSTR is encoded by the coding sequence ATGACTTTCACTACTACTCCGCGTCGTCTCGCCAAGACTCTGGCCCTGGCCGCCGGCATGAGCTTCGTATCCATGTCCGCGTTCGCAGGCGACGCCGCCCTCTATGGCCCCGTCGCACCGAAAGGCTCGAGCTTCGTGCGCCTGTTCAACGCCAGCAACCAGGAAGTCAGCGCCAGCGTCGGCAACACGGCGTTGAGCGATGTGGCACCGCTGGCCAGCAGTGACTTCAGCTTCCTGCCGGGCGGTGACTACAGCGCCAAGGTCGGTAGCCAGAACGTCACGGTCAAACTGGCCGCCGATCACTATTACACCCTGGTCAACAGCGCCAGCGGCCAGCCGCAACTGATCGAAGAACCGCCGTTCAAGAACAAGCAGAAATCCCTGGTGCGCGTGCAGAACCTCAGCGACAAGGCCCTGACCCTGAAAACCGCCGACGGCAAGACCGATGTGGTCAAGGCCGTGGCCGCCAAGGGCCGTGGCGAGCGCGAGATCAACCCGGTGAAGGTCAGCCTGGCGCTGTACGACGGTGACAAGAAGGTTGGCGATGTGAAGCCGGTGGCCCTGGAACGTGGTGAGGCGGCGGTGCTGTATGTCACCGGCTCCGGCAGCAACCTGTCGCCAGTGTGGGTCAAGCGCCCCGTGTCGACCCGTTGA
- a CDS encoding mannose-1-phosphate guanylyltransferase/mannose-6-phosphate isomerase: MIPVILSGGSGSRLWPLSRKQFPKQFLALTGEHTLFQQTLERLVFEGMDAPIIVCNKDHRFIVNEQLSTRKLDSQRILMEPFGRNTAPAVALTAMMLVNEGRDELMLVLPADHVLDDQKALQRALALATVAAERGEMVLFGVPATRPETGYGYIKSTNDSLLPEGVSRVQQFVEKPDEKRAVEFVKSGGYFWNSGMFLFRASRFLEELKKHDPDIYDTCVLTLERSEHTADTVTFDEATFACCPDNSIDYAVMEKTQRACVVPLSAGWSDVGCWASLWAVNDKDANGNVTKGDVVIQDSKNCMIHGNGKLVSVIGLENIVVVETKDAMMIAHKDKVQGVKQMVNTLNEQGRSETQNHCEVYRPWGSYDSVDMGGRFQVKHISVKPGACLSLQMHHHRAEHWIVVSGTAEVTCDENVFLLCENQSTYIPIASVHRLRNPGKIPLEIIEVQSGSYLGEDDIERFEDIYGRSTPVERGVSVKTIAQ; encoded by the coding sequence ATGATCCCAGTAATCCTTTCCGGTGGTAGCGGCTCACGTCTTTGGCCGCTTTCCCGTAAACAGTTTCCTAAACAGTTCCTGGCCCTGACCGGCGAGCACACGCTGTTCCAGCAAACCCTCGAGCGCCTGGTGTTCGAAGGCATGGACGCACCGATCATCGTCTGCAACAAAGACCACCGTTTTATCGTCAATGAGCAACTGAGCACTCGCAAGCTCGACAGTCAGCGCATCCTGATGGAACCGTTTGGCCGCAACACCGCGCCGGCCGTGGCCTTGACCGCGATGATGCTGGTCAATGAAGGCCGCGATGAACTGATGCTGGTCTTGCCAGCCGACCATGTGCTGGATGACCAGAAAGCCCTGCAACGCGCCCTGGCCCTGGCCACCGTGGCGGCCGAGCGTGGCGAGATGGTGCTGTTCGGTGTACCGGCCACCCGTCCGGAAACCGGCTACGGCTATATCAAGTCCACCAATGATTCGCTGCTGCCCGAAGGTGTCAGCCGGGTGCAGCAGTTCGTCGAGAAGCCGGATGAAAAACGCGCCGTCGAGTTCGTCAAAAGCGGCGGCTATTTCTGGAACAGCGGGATGTTCCTGTTCCGCGCCAGCCGCTTCCTCGAAGAGCTGAAAAAGCACGATCCGGACATCTACGACACCTGCGTGCTGACCCTGGAACGCAGCGAACACACCGCCGACACCGTGACCTTCGACGAAGCCACCTTCGCCTGCTGCCCGGACAATTCCATCGACTACGCGGTGATGGAAAAAACCCAGCGCGCCTGCGTGGTGCCGCTGAGTGCCGGCTGGAGCGACGTGGGTTGCTGGGCCTCGTTGTGGGCGGTCAATGACAAAGACGCCAACGGCAACGTGACCAAGGGTGACGTGGTGATCCAGGACAGCAAGAACTGCATGATCCACGGCAACGGCAAGCTGGTGTCGGTGATCGGCCTGGAAAACATCGTGGTCGTGGAAACCAAGGACGCGATGATGATTGCCCACAAGGACAAGGTCCAGGGCGTCAAGCAGATGGTCAACACCCTGAACGAACAGGGGCGCAGCGAGACCCAGAACCACTGCGAGGTCTACCGTCCGTGGGGCTCCTACGACTCGGTGGACATGGGCGGGCGTTTCCAGGTCAAGCACATCTCGGTCAAGCCGGGCGCGTGCCTGTCGCTGCAGATGCACCACCACCGCGCCGAACACTGGATCGTGGTCAGCGGCACCGCCGAAGTGACGTGCGACGAGAATGTGTTCCTGCTCTGCGAGAACCAGTCCACCTACATCCCGATTGCCTCGGTGCACCGCCTGCGCAACCCGGGCAAGATCCCGTTGGAGATCATCGAAGTGCAATCGGGCAGCTACCTGGGCGAAGACGATATCGAGCGGTTTGAAGATATCTACGGGCGCTCGACTCCCGTCGAGCGTGGTGTGTCAGTGAAAACCATCGCGCAGTAA
- a CDS encoding dermonecrotic toxin domain-containing protein yields the protein MTLSVQNFAVPAYRSFASDDESSPMKSASNTQATTVAGNSALDNRNALILTLAGLEQGLATGRISNEHILPALQAAKIQLAPDAQHPGPTMEVSLAQYITANGWSIPQNREGLIQLRQTVSALAPTSPSNAYAVITERAAKANVEKTKFKKIVLDTAVAFPDVRKEAKKRAEEIVFGLTGIHVDADKTYLNRFNSSQSGQTATGWEHMKEEPTSSISLTDAVLKNFSEYDGIPGTLDSEAGLYKDGPGQSAKAGYGAHNEIPLAPSAFMKALWKSDFQTTMSAKIDSFWKDHADGYRTVQKGIFIYRAGEQLKAQEAKLPAERALQPPEHQLTRSDYRRLMKAVTGAEIAEDQPMTVEKLQATSPVTGDVQVHAFDINGFQSSDILRFTLPAEGLQKDASGRLDGVQILYIPDAKPAFLKFASLEKMDQWVSDQGKTPQTRKALESHFSLADRQNSESGGFGTAFFNAIVPLGSLISEIRPKNGVDSSLEYLSTDSVSSQEGNVIDRSNIAIKGDVFSHMADSGQQRMRNDADTAIKSNSEVTRDTWLNDISVGAELLVKLAPLAAPVAAAAVITSLTEVVLGTEKEISGDTQAERHDGASKSFDGMINTLFSSAGLSSNAADPFALPKEEPLAPEPSVESASEPAPDSPGVDADVPNRLQPSQTDNISAYAIADGESLLAKSTVNARGIYQYKNEAGLDRWFIRYTDQSGIAKTYEIKGDFKLSDGYVQIIDPQTGKPVLTVETGADNQWRASKMLGGNRKGKGVNAAREQPAGQGPLASSSATNQPLANHQDWQSIVDSGTYNGKPVYIHYTSKAGAEAIARERSINDLARGERRAGSKGGVYVNPPGQQFNSENVENLLFLGNERYVGSGDYMVIFSSDQVPTDLGPVTAGSQFVELKMAKEIKLTPSNFLYLGPNNFKDYFE from the coding sequence ATGACCTTATCCGTACAAAATTTTGCTGTTCCAGCCTACCGCTCCTTCGCTTCTGACGATGAGAGCAGCCCAATGAAGTCCGCCTCCAATACCCAAGCCACCACCGTTGCCGGCAACAGTGCCCTGGACAACCGTAACGCGCTGATACTGACCCTGGCAGGCCTGGAGCAAGGACTTGCAACGGGCCGTATATCCAATGAGCATATTCTCCCGGCCTTGCAAGCCGCCAAAATACAATTGGCTCCCGATGCGCAACACCCAGGCCCGACAATGGAAGTCAGCCTTGCGCAATACATCACCGCCAATGGCTGGAGCATTCCGCAAAACCGAGAGGGGCTCATCCAACTCAGGCAGACCGTGTCTGCCCTGGCACCGACAAGCCCCTCGAATGCCTACGCAGTCATTACCGAGCGAGCCGCCAAGGCCAATGTCGAAAAAACCAAATTCAAAAAGATTGTGTTGGACACGGCCGTGGCGTTTCCAGATGTGCGCAAAGAAGCCAAAAAGCGTGCAGAAGAAATTGTGTTCGGGTTGACCGGAATCCATGTAGACGCCGACAAGACTTATTTGAATCGTTTTAACAGTTCGCAATCAGGGCAAACCGCTACCGGTTGGGAACACATGAAGGAAGAACCCACGTCATCCATCAGTTTGACTGACGCCGTGTTGAAGAACTTTTCCGAGTACGACGGGATTCCCGGCACTCTGGACTCGGAAGCGGGCTTGTATAAAGACGGCCCCGGACAAAGCGCCAAAGCAGGCTATGGCGCCCACAACGAAATCCCCCTGGCGCCTTCGGCCTTTATGAAGGCCCTTTGGAAATCCGACTTCCAGACGACCATGTCGGCAAAAATCGACAGCTTCTGGAAAGACCACGCCGATGGCTACCGCACAGTCCAGAAAGGCATATTCATCTATAGGGCAGGCGAGCAACTCAAGGCCCAGGAGGCGAAGTTACCGGCCGAACGTGCGCTGCAGCCGCCCGAGCATCAGCTCACCAGGAGTGACTATAGACGGCTGATGAAGGCGGTTACCGGTGCAGAAATAGCCGAAGACCAGCCCATGACCGTGGAGAAACTGCAGGCAACCTCCCCGGTAACCGGCGATGTCCAGGTTCATGCATTTGATATCAATGGCTTTCAGTCCAGTGATATTTTGCGTTTTACCCTGCCCGCAGAGGGGCTCCAGAAGGATGCCAGCGGGCGCCTGGACGGCGTGCAAATTCTCTATATTCCTGACGCCAAGCCAGCCTTTCTGAAATTCGCCTCACTGGAAAAAATGGATCAATGGGTCAGCGATCAAGGCAAGACGCCCCAGACGCGCAAAGCCCTGGAGTCGCACTTCTCGTTGGCTGATCGGCAGAACAGTGAGTCCGGTGGTTTTGGGACCGCATTCTTTAATGCAATCGTGCCGCTGGGTTCCCTGATCTCTGAGATACGGCCAAAAAACGGCGTCGATTCATCCCTGGAATACCTCAGTACGGATAGCGTCAGCAGCCAGGAGGGCAACGTCATTGACCGCAGCAATATCGCGATCAAGGGCGATGTGTTCAGTCACATGGCGGACAGTGGCCAGCAGCGTATGAGGAACGACGCAGACACCGCGATCAAATCCAACAGCGAGGTCACCCGTGACACCTGGCTCAACGACATTTCGGTCGGCGCAGAACTGCTGGTCAAACTGGCCCCGCTGGCTGCTCCGGTCGCCGCCGCTGCCGTCATCACAAGTCTCACGGAAGTGGTATTGGGCACCGAAAAAGAGATTTCGGGCGACACCCAGGCTGAACGTCATGACGGGGCGTCGAAGTCATTCGATGGCATGATCAACACCTTGTTCTCCTCTGCCGGTCTCAGCTCAAATGCCGCGGATCCCTTTGCGCTGCCCAAAGAAGAACCGCTAGCCCCTGAGCCCTCCGTGGAGTCCGCGTCCGAACCGGCGCCTGACTCTCCAGGCGTTGATGCCGATGTGCCCAATCGCCTGCAACCGTCACAAACGGACAACATCAGCGCCTACGCCATTGCCGATGGCGAATCATTACTGGCCAAGAGCACAGTCAATGCTAGAGGGATTTATCAGTACAAGAACGAGGCGGGGCTAGATCGTTGGTTTATCCGTTACACCGATCAGTCCGGTATCGCCAAGACGTATGAGATTAAAGGTGATTTCAAACTCAGTGACGGCTATGTCCAGATTATTGATCCCCAGACCGGTAAACCCGTACTGACCGTTGAAACAGGTGCCGATAACCAATGGCGCGCGAGCAAGATGCTCGGGGGCAATAGAAAAGGCAAGGGGGTCAACGCTGCCCGCGAGCAGCCTGCCGGGCAAGGCCCGCTGGCATCAAGCTCAGCAACCAATCAACCCTTGGCCAATCATCAGGATTGGCAGTCGATAGTGGATTCGGGCACTTACAACGGCAAGCCGGTTTACATTCACTACACCAGCAAGGCCGGCGCAGAAGCGATCGCTCGCGAGCGAAGCATCAATGATCTGGCGCGTGGTGAAAGGCGTGCGGGTTCAAAGGGCGGTGTGTACGTTAACCCCCCAGGCCAGCAATTTAACAGCGAGAACGTTGAGAACCTGTTGTTTTTAGGGAATGAACGCTATGTGGGCAGTGGCGACTATATGGTGATCTTCAGCTCTGACCAGGTGCCCACGGATTTAGGCCCGGTCACGGCCGGCAGCCAGTTCGTCGAGCTCAAGATGGCCAAAGAAATCAAGCTGACGCCGTCGAACTTTCTGTATTTGGGGCCGAACAATTTCAAGGACTATTTCGAGTGA